The following coding sequences lie in one Pseudomonas syringae CC1557 genomic window:
- a CDS encoding tail fiber assembly protein has translation MPTYLIDDAGALIGPVELPVIPGLGEQTPSNAVSLPELLNPPITGFAWTMFNNELQQVTDSRGPMYRTNDGSVEEWASLGAPPERLTTKQWPGKYYVWREGDWALDTEAQKAALASAALLVRDQRLQEATTRIAPLQYAVDLGDATEVETASLLEWKRYSVKLNRIEQSPDYPIQIEWPSSPSDATAL, from the coding sequence ATGCCTACTTACTTGATAGATGATGCCGGGGCCCTTATCGGTCCTGTTGAATTACCGGTTATCCCTGGGCTGGGCGAGCAAACTCCCAGCAATGCGGTAAGTTTGCCGGAGCTGCTGAACCCGCCGATCACAGGCTTTGCCTGGACGATGTTCAATAATGAGCTGCAACAGGTCACGGATAGTCGTGGCCCTATGTATCGAACAAACGACGGCTCTGTAGAGGAATGGGCCAGTCTGGGTGCGCCTCCTGAAAGGCTCACTACCAAACAATGGCCTGGTAAATACTACGTTTGGAGAGAGGGTGACTGGGCTCTTGATACTGAAGCTCAAAAGGCCGCGTTGGCTTCCGCTGCTCTGCTGGTTCGCGACCAGCGTTTGCAGGAGGCAACCACACGTATTGCCCCATTGCAGTATGCCGTGGATCTGGGAGATGCCACCGAGGTCGAGACGGCAAGTTTGCTTGAATGGAAACGCTACAGCGTCAAACTGAACCGGATTGAGCAAAGTCCTGATTACCCTATCCAGATCGAATGGCCGTCCTCCCCCTCGGATGCAACTGCCCTTTAG
- a CDS encoding tail fiber assembly protein yields the protein MSTVISARDPRWSDMTHTYINLWVLFAEFKDTYGEVPFSASPYDSAAHGVDLFNRALAGEFGPVLEPTEESVVQLVTSQRNNLSSNATAQIHSLLDELDILQDAIAMNLATEAQVKSVPAINAELYAFRLYRVRLSQIDTLPSYPRKFDWPVAPAQPFVYVPPSE from the coding sequence ATGTCCACAGTAATAAGCGCTCGCGATCCACGTTGGTCCGATATGACACACACATACATTAACCTGTGGGTGTTGTTTGCGGAGTTTAAAGACACTTACGGTGAGGTGCCTTTTAGTGCGTCTCCCTATGACTCCGCTGCTCACGGAGTCGATCTGTTTAACCGTGCCCTCGCCGGTGAGTTTGGCCCGGTTCTCGAGCCGACCGAGGAGTCGGTCGTGCAGCTGGTGACGAGTCAGCGAAATAACCTATCAAGTAACGCTACCGCTCAAATCCACTCTTTGCTGGACGAACTGGATATTCTTCAAGACGCCATAGCAATGAATCTGGCGACCGAAGCGCAAGTGAAATCCGTGCCAGCAATAAACGCTGAGCTCTACGCGTTCCGTCTTTATCGCGTGCGGCTTTCCCAAATTGACACATTGCCAAGTTACCCAAGGAAGTTCGACTGGCCAGTGGCGCCTGCGCAGCCTTTTGTGTATGTGCCACCTTCTGAGTAG